In Bacteroidales bacterium, one DNA window encodes the following:
- a CDS encoding type III polyketide synthase, producing the protein MSRIVSIGTAVPGYKTSQDRILEFMISAYENDLASRKLKALFRSSRIETRYSVIPDFGSEESQFFNEQGRPGVNERMSLFRLKALPLALEAIKKATSRLVPCFDPASVTHLIAVTCTGLHSPGLDAMIVKEMKLRDDICRIPINFQGCNAAFPAMKVADMIAFSDPGSKVLVVCVELCTLHFSANNNDDNLLSNTLFGDGAAAMIVVPDKIADKSRWNGFEIKGFYSSLFSEGNDLMGWNIGEHNFEMILSHDVPVFLGSNIRNFISAAEEKLGIAESDIRHWAVHPGGKKILDEMIKAVGLNGNSLLDSYKVLREYGNISSPTILFVLNEIVKKSLSAGDNVFAVGFGPGITMDALWLTYA; encoded by the coding sequence ATGAGCCGCATCGTTTCGATTGGCACAGCTGTTCCCGGGTACAAAACAAGCCAGGACCGTATCCTTGAATTTATGATCAGTGCTTATGAAAACGATCTAGCATCCAGGAAGCTTAAAGCGCTCTTCCGTTCAAGCCGTATTGAAACAAGATATTCTGTGATTCCTGATTTTGGCAGCGAGGAATCACAATTTTTCAATGAACAGGGTCGTCCCGGGGTGAATGAACGGATGTCGTTATTCAGGCTCAAAGCCTTACCTCTTGCACTCGAGGCCATCAAAAAGGCAACATCGCGCCTTGTTCCCTGTTTTGATCCGGCATCAGTGACCCACCTGATAGCTGTAACATGCACCGGCCTCCACTCTCCCGGTCTTGATGCGATGATTGTAAAAGAAATGAAGCTGAGGGATGACATTTGCAGGATCCCCATTAATTTTCAGGGTTGCAATGCAGCCTTTCCTGCCATGAAAGTGGCCGATATGATTGCGTTTTCTGATCCCGGTTCAAAAGTGCTTGTGGTTTGTGTTGAGTTATGCACGCTTCATTTCAGTGCCAATAACAATGATGACAACCTTCTTTCGAACACCTTGTTTGGTGACGGCGCTGCGGCAATGATCGTTGTTCCTGATAAAATAGCCGATAAAAGCAGGTGGAACGGATTTGAAATCAAAGGATTTTATTCAAGTCTTTTCTCTGAGGGTAATGACCTGATGGGCTGGAATATCGGAGAACATAATTTTGAAATGATCCTCAGTCATGATGTCCCGGTTTTTTTGGGATCCAATATCAGGAATTTTATTTCCGCAGCAGAGGAAAAACTTGGCATTGCTGAATCCGATATCCGCCACTGGGCTGTTCATCCGGGAGGCAAAAAGATCCTCGATGAAATGATAAAAGCTGTCGGACTCAACGGTAATTCACTTTTGGATTCTTACAAGGTCTTGCGTGAATATGGTAACATTTCATCACCTACAATCCTCTTTGTTCTTAATGAAATTGTAAAAAAAAGCCTGTCGGCGGGTGACAATGTTTTTGCAGTGGGCTTTGGCCCGGGAATTACGATGGATGCTTTATGGCTTACTTATGCCTGA
- a CDS encoding alcohol dehydrogenase catalytic domain-containing protein: protein MNAAVLSEYRHVEWKSVNVPEIAGNEVLIKVGYACICGSDQHVFLGEFHPRTSVPLIQGHEFAGTIVETGPDVKLFREGDRVAVDPIIWCGHCPACKRHHYPACSTLRLVGIDLDGGFSEYMKVPETMLYKVTDNISDQHAALVEVISIGFHACKRAGVQSGDTVVIWGAGKVGQCILQAVRTKTTGTVIMVDILDERLAMAKKAYPDIFTVNATKTDAIAKIKEITGNEGVDIAFEAVGHTKELPGVINPVRGAIQAIRGAGKVCVLGLSTEPSPIVMRELIWKEGTIITSRVSHGEFAETIDNMNRGTLKPGALVTDILHPSKTQEAFEMLEEEPDKHLKILLKFGE from the coding sequence ATGAATGCCGCAGTCCTGTCGGAATACAGGCATGTGGAATGGAAATCGGTTAACGTCCCCGAAATAGCGGGTAATGAAGTGCTGATAAAGGTTGGATATGCCTGCATATGCGGAAGCGATCAACATGTGTTCCTCGGTGAATTTCACCCGCGAACAAGCGTTCCCCTAATACAGGGTCATGAATTTGCCGGTACTATTGTTGAAACCGGTCCTGATGTGAAACTGTTCCGCGAAGGCGACCGCGTAGCGGTTGACCCCATCATCTGGTGCGGTCACTGCCCGGCCTGTAAACGGCATCATTACCCTGCATGTTCTACTCTTCGTTTGGTAGGAATTGACCTCGACGGCGGATTCAGTGAATACATGAAGGTACCTGAAACCATGCTGTACAAGGTAACCGACAACATTTCAGATCAGCATGCCGCTTTGGTTGAGGTCATTTCAATAGGCTTCCATGCCTGTAAACGGGCAGGAGTTCAATCTGGTGACACAGTGGTAATATGGGGTGCGGGAAAAGTTGGTCAGTGCATTCTGCAGGCTGTAAGGACAAAAACAACAGGCACTGTTATTATGGTTGATATTCTGGATGAGCGACTGGCCATGGCGAAAAAGGCCTATCCGGATATTTTCACAGTGAATGCGACTAAAACAGATGCCATTGCAAAAATCAAGGAGATAACAGGTAACGAAGGAGTAGATATAGCTTTTGAAGCTGTCGGACATACAAAAGAATTGCCCGGAGTGATTAACCCTGTACGAGGCGCCATCCAGGCAATTCGTGGCGCAGGCAAAGTATGCGTGCTTGGACTGTCCACTGAGCCGTCACCGATCGTTATGAGGGAACTCATATGGAAGGAAGGTACCATCATCACTTCACGGGTATCTCATGGTGAATTTGCCGAGACCATTGATAACATGAACCGGGGAACATTAAAGCCCGGAGCGCTGGTGACCGACATACTTCATCCTTCAAAAACCCAGGAAGCTTTCGAAATGCTGGAAGAAGAACCTGATAAACATTTGAAGATCCTTCTAAAATTCGGTGAATGA
- a CDS encoding methyltransferase domain-containing protein — translation MPDFTQRSEKPEMMDSPVPENLLFRNLAELDILNRHFGGHSASIRGIQKLVKPDGKVYHVVDLGCGSGDSMKQIALWCRKANIKIKLTGVDVSGDAIRYAKLQCSGFPEITPIVADYRELKKYRFTADIFHSSLFCHHLPDFELREMLEYFKLCATTGFVINDVMRNRVGYYASGILTKLGRATSLARNDGPLSVLKGLTKMEWISMLNETGVRYELSGIWLYRILITAYVGR, via the coding sequence ATGCCTGACTTTACTCAAAGATCGGAAAAGCCTGAGATGATGGATTCTCCGGTTCCGGAAAATCTTTTATTCCGCAACCTGGCTGAACTGGACATCCTGAACCGGCATTTCGGAGGTCATTCCGCATCAATCAGGGGAATACAAAAACTGGTGAAACCTGATGGAAAAGTATACCATGTTGTGGACCTGGGATGCGGAAGCGGTGATTCAATGAAACAAATCGCACTGTGGTGCCGGAAAGCGAATATCAAAATAAAGCTTACAGGTGTTGATGTGAGCGGCGATGCGATCCGCTATGCAAAGCTTCAGTGTTCGGGTTTCCCCGAAATTACACCCATCGTAGCAGATTATAGGGAGTTAAAAAAGTATCGGTTCACTGCCGATATTTTTCACTCTTCACTATTCTGTCATCACCTGCCCGACTTCGAACTCCGGGAGATGCTTGAGTATTTTAAATTGTGTGCAACCACCGGATTTGTCATCAATGATGTAATGCGCAACCGCGTTGGGTATTATGCTTCAGGAATACTGACAAAGCTCGGCAGGGCTACTTCCCTGGCCCGCAATGACGGTCCTCTTTCGGTATTGAAAGGTTTAACCAAAATGGAATGGATAAGTATGCTGAATGAAACGGGTGTTCGTTATGAGCTTTCGGGTATTTGGCTATACAGGATATTGATAACTGCCTATGTTGGAAGGTAA
- a CDS encoding amidohydrolase family protein, producing MKIDSHQHFWKYNPTEYSWISNEMNVLKKDFLPGDLFTELTKYGMDSCIAVQARQCPEETRWLLELATQNDFIKAVVGWVDLCSGDVKSQLDEFTQHRKFVGVRHVVHDEPDDNFILRDDFLNGISLLKNYSLTYDLLLFPKHLPVAERLVSMFPDQPFVLDHISKPLIRHKKIHPWKEDLLRLAAHDNVFCKISGMVTENDWQRRQMEDYIPYLDIVFDAFGENRLMYGSDWPVCKVAGDYSHVLNVVERYMEKMPEGVREKIIGLNCREFYFK from the coding sequence ATGAAGATCGATTCACACCAACATTTCTGGAAATATAATCCAACGGAATATTCCTGGATCAGCAACGAAATGAATGTGCTGAAAAAGGATTTTTTACCCGGGGACCTTTTTACTGAACTTACCAAATACGGTATGGACTCCTGCATTGCTGTCCAGGCCAGGCAGTGCCCCGAAGAAACCCGGTGGTTGCTTGAACTGGCAACTCAGAATGATTTTATAAAAGCTGTTGTCGGCTGGGTTGACCTTTGTTCCGGTGATGTGAAAAGCCAGCTCGATGAATTCACACAACACCGGAAATTTGTGGGTGTCCGTCATGTGGTTCATGACGAACCGGATGATAATTTTATACTCCGGGACGATTTTTTGAACGGAATCAGCCTTTTAAAGAATTACTCATTAACCTATGATTTACTGCTGTTCCCGAAACATCTTCCCGTGGCAGAGCGTTTGGTAAGCATGTTCCCCGATCAGCCTTTTGTTTTGGACCATATTTCAAAGCCCCTGATCAGGCATAAGAAAATTCACCCCTGGAAGGAAGACCTGTTGCGACTTGCCGCACACGACAATGTATTCTGCAAGATTTCAGGAATGGTAACCGAGAACGACTGGCAAAGACGTCAGATGGAAGACTATATTCCTTACCTGGATATTGTTTTCGATGCGTTTGGTGAAAACCGCCTGATGTACGGAAGCGACTGGCCGGTATGCAAAGTGGCCGGTGATTACTCTCACGTATTGAATGTGGTTGAACGATATATGGAGAAAATGCCCGAAGGTGTTCGGGAGAAAATTATCGGATTGAATTGTAGGGAGTTTTATTTTAAGTGA
- a CDS encoding PAS domain S-box protein has translation MQDLQTGKYSAFFEAAFKSSPNALVISIVEDGTILEANDAFFSLFETSREDVIGRSSLLLNMFANPASRGYMVAEIRKSGMLSNFETVISSRSGKKYTVLISSERLMVDGNHTMLTTIQDVTDRKETESSLRLEHSILDAVISNIGIGFVVSDEKGNIISMNHSAAAIHGFESEAEGLNHLDKYTEEFVLMHTDGLVIGFGQWPLALALKGEFRKNYKVRLLRLKDNCVRIISYNTVPVVNQQDELQRIIITMTDLTEIEQRTKILSNERELFESIFNNIPVMVNIYDPELKNFRFNKEHKNILGWEESDAADGKILEKVYPDPCCRQEVIHYMQSLESGWKEWKATAKNGSIVDSMWANIRLKSGLQIGIGLDITAQKISAEELRENQQRLQGIFDFAAIGIAETDNNDRLVRVNNRLCEILGYTQDELIGKTIYDITCPDDRKMSATLNTQLQEGEMKMFDYQKRYIRKDGNPLWVHVSVTSITDYNGNYVKSIFTVEDISERKAANEALLQSEEKFRSLFENIPEAVGLHEVIYHGSRPSGYKLIETNSAYDKYAALKGSALTEIGPQPGLYSEQYYQVAATGVPYRFETYIPDIQKYFIINIISPRKGYFATVFEDITDHKKTESEIKQKNEELTRFIYTVSHDLKSPLVTIKSFTEYLKEDIESNDKPAQDKDIGFIQNAADKMGVLLDELLNLSRIGRKEDPKSEFLMQDIIQTALDLVAGSITKRNVKVDITGPGVMISGHQQRLIQLYQNLIDNAVKFMGDQKEPLIELGAKIEENRNELILFIKDNGSGIDPRYRHKVFGLFEKLDTGTEGSGIGLAMVKRIVEVHGGTIWFESEGKGKGTAFFFTLDKTRIMD, from the coding sequence ATGCAAGATCTGCAAACCGGCAAATACAGCGCTTTTTTCGAAGCAGCTTTTAAATCCAGTCCAAATGCATTGGTAATCAGCATAGTCGAAGACGGAACCATCCTTGAGGCCAATGATGCGTTTTTTTCGCTGTTTGAAACCAGCCGGGAAGATGTTATAGGACGATCGTCGTTATTGCTGAATATGTTTGCGAATCCAGCCAGCCGTGGCTATATGGTGGCGGAGATAAGGAAATCAGGAATGCTGAGCAATTTCGAAACTGTCATTAGCAGCAGGTCCGGAAAAAAATATACGGTGCTGATTTCATCCGAAAGGCTTATGGTTGACGGAAATCATACCATGCTGACTACTATCCAGGATGTTACCGATCGAAAAGAAACCGAATCCTCTCTGCGGTTAGAACATAGCATACTGGACGCAGTTATCAGTAATATAGGAATAGGGTTCGTAGTTTCAGATGAAAAGGGCAATATCATTTCAATGAATCATTCGGCTGCCGCTATTCACGGGTTTGAATCCGAGGCAGAAGGTTTGAACCATCTTGACAAGTATACCGAAGAATTTGTCCTCATGCACACTGACGGCTTAGTCATTGGCTTCGGCCAATGGCCACTAGCCCTGGCATTGAAAGGCGAGTTCAGGAAAAACTATAAGGTCAGACTATTGCGGCTTAAAGATAATTGTGTGAGAATCATCAGTTATAATACAGTGCCGGTGGTTAATCAGCAGGATGAATTGCAACGCATTATTATTACCATGACTGACCTCACGGAGATTGAACAACGAACCAAAATCTTATCCAATGAACGGGAATTATTTGAAAGTATTTTCAATAATATCCCGGTCATGGTAAACATCTATGATCCCGAACTGAAAAATTTCAGGTTCAATAAAGAACATAAAAATATCCTCGGTTGGGAGGAATCTGATGCTGCAGACGGTAAAATTTTGGAAAAGGTTTATCCCGACCCCTGCTGCCGCCAGGAGGTTATACATTATATGCAATCGCTTGAATCGGGGTGGAAGGAATGGAAAGCCACAGCCAAAAACGGTTCTATAGTTGACTCCATGTGGGCAAATATCCGGTTAAAGAGCGGGTTGCAGATTGGTATCGGACTGGACATCACAGCCCAGAAGATATCGGCTGAAGAATTGAGGGAAAATCAACAGCGGCTCCAGGGAATCTTTGATTTTGCAGCCATTGGAATTGCCGAAACCGATAATAATGACCGCCTGGTAAGAGTGAATAACCGTCTTTGTGAAATCCTGGGCTACACACAGGATGAACTTATCGGTAAAACAATTTATGATATTACCTGTCCTGATGACCGGAAAATGTCCGCCACCCTGAATACCCAATTGCAGGAAGGCGAAATGAAAATGTTCGATTACCAGAAGCGATATATTCGTAAAGACGGGAATCCGCTCTGGGTGCATGTATCGGTTACCTCTATAACCGATTACAATGGAAACTATGTAAAGTCGATATTCACAGTGGAAGATATTTCTGAAAGAAAGGCAGCCAATGAGGCCCTGTTGCAAAGTGAAGAGAAATTCCGCTCCCTGTTTGAGAATATTCCTGAAGCCGTAGGGCTCCACGAGGTAATTTACCATGGTAGCCGGCCTTCAGGTTATAAGCTTATTGAAACCAACTCCGCTTACGATAAATATGCAGCGCTGAAAGGCAGTGCCCTTACTGAAATAGGTCCGCAACCCGGATTGTATTCAGAGCAATATTACCAGGTAGCGGCCACAGGGGTTCCTTACCGGTTTGAAACGTATATACCGGATATTCAGAAATATTTTATTATCAATATTATTTCCCCCCGCAAAGGATATTTTGCGACGGTGTTTGAGGATATTACCGATCATAAAAAAACCGAATCCGAGATCAAGCAGAAGAACGAAGAACTCACAAGGTTCATCTATACGGTTTCACATGATCTCAAAAGTCCTCTTGTTACAATCAAATCGTTCACGGAGTATCTGAAGGAAGATATTGAAAGCAACGATAAACCGGCACAGGATAAAGACATCGGGTTTATTCAGAATGCAGCGGATAAAATGGGCGTCCTTCTGGATGAACTGCTCAACCTGTCCAGGATCGGTCGTAAAGAAGATCCGAAATCTGAATTTTTAATGCAGGACATCATCCAAACTGCTCTCGACCTGGTGGCAGGAAGCATCACAAAACGAAATGTAAAGGTTGACATTACAGGTCCTGGAGTTATGATATCCGGTCACCAGCAGCGCCTTATTCAGTTGTACCAGAATCTTATCGACAACGCGGTTAAGTTTATGGGTGATCAAAAAGAACCTTTAATTGAGCTGGGCGCGAAGATTGAGGAAAACCGGAATGAACTTATATTGTTTATTAAAGACAACGGATCGGGGATCGATCCAAGATACAGGCATAAGGTTTTCGGACTTTTTGAAAAGCTTGACACCGGAACTGAAGGATCAGGAATCGGTCTGGCTATGGTAAAAAGAATAGTTGAGGTTCATGGTGGCACTATCTGGTTTGAGTCAGAAGGAAAAGGAAAAGGCACTGCATTTTTCTTTACACTTGATAAAACACGAATAATGGATTGA
- a CDS encoding response regulator: MEGNPLIILFIEDDPAHAEIALRNFKKNRINNRITHLSDGQQALDYLFRQGEYKDPGSSPRPDLILMDLRLPKVDGIEVLQKIKDDECLRNIPTVVLTTSDAETDISKAYEYNVNSYLVKPFDLTKFSKLIETFGFYWVVWNKYPHCK, from the coding sequence ATGGAGGGAAATCCTTTGATCATATTATTTATTGAAGATGATCCGGCGCATGCAGAGATTGCGCTTCGGAATTTCAAAAAGAACCGGATCAATAACCGGATCACACACCTGAGCGACGGGCAACAGGCGCTAGATTACTTATTCCGTCAGGGCGAATACAAAGATCCAGGTTCTTCGCCACGCCCTGATCTTATCCTGATGGATTTGAGGCTGCCGAAAGTAGATGGAATAGAAGTGCTGCAGAAAATTAAGGATGATGAATGCCTCCGGAACATTCCCACTGTTGTACTCACTACATCAGATGCCGAAACAGATATATCCAAAGCATACGAATATAATGTAAACAGCTACCTGGTAAAGCCTTTCGATTTGACTAAATTTTCAAAACTGATTGAGACTTTCGGGTTTTACTGGGTGGTTTGGAATAAATACCCGCATTGCAAATGA
- a CDS encoding response regulator yields MKNKNNYRLILLEDEPAHAEVIKRTLSGSEVSYEILEAGSIREYKQIISNGIPDLILADINLPDGSAMDLLNADSEEQTLPILVMTSYGDEETAVKAMKSGAIDYLVKSPDSFRNIDLVVQRNIRAWINIRQRKETEKQFRTLFETMGQGVVYQDATGAILTANPAAERILGLSIEQLKSRTSFNSEWKSIHEDGTEFPGEEHPALQALNSGLPVKDVIMGVYNPSKNEQVWILISAIPQFNNSDEKPNGVYTTFTDITELKNTEYELKKAKEKAEESDRLKSAFMANMSHEIRTPMNGVLGFAELLKRPALSEETRLKYAQVIEMSGKRMLSIINDLIDISRIEAGLIEVKNEKTNIRGLLNELLLLFTPESQNKGITLASQVDLPKQEFIIDTDKTKLGQILTNLIKNALKFTERGGQIELGCRLQNGMNLLFFVKDTGVGIRKDLQEKIFERFRQVETTNPQDGIGLGLAISKAYVELMGGKMYVESEPGIGSIFSFSLPCQIDEEFFQGETHETQVNLIPCLNVLIAEDDEISYLFLKESLKQRNIVTCRAKNGLDAVNMIKNSDNINLVLMDIKMPIMNGIDAIKEIKKIKPKTPIIAQSAFATEKEVSSTIEAGSDDYITKPVDINKLVKKISTFVNV; encoded by the coding sequence ATGAAAAATAAAAATAATTACCGGTTAATTCTGTTAGAGGATGAACCCGCACACGCAGAGGTTATAAAAAGAACTCTTTCGGGATCCGAAGTTAGTTATGAAATTCTGGAAGCCGGATCAATACGGGAATACAAGCAAATAATTTCCAATGGAATTCCTGATCTCATACTAGCCGATATCAACCTGCCTGATGGCAGCGCAATGGATCTGCTGAATGCGGATTCCGAAGAACAAACACTCCCTATTCTTGTGATGACTTCGTATGGTGACGAGGAAACCGCCGTAAAGGCTATGAAATCAGGTGCCATAGATTACCTTGTAAAATCTCCGGACTCATTCCGAAATATCGACCTGGTTGTCCAACGGAATATCCGTGCATGGATCAATATCAGGCAGCGCAAGGAAACGGAAAAGCAATTCAGGACATTGTTTGAAACCATGGGCCAGGGAGTGGTTTACCAGGATGCCACCGGAGCGATATTAACGGCGAACCCGGCAGCCGAACGCATTCTTGGTTTAAGTATTGAACAGTTGAAAAGCCGTACGTCGTTTAATTCCGAATGGAAATCGATTCATGAAGATGGAACTGAATTTCCCGGCGAAGAACACCCCGCTTTACAGGCACTGAATTCAGGGTTGCCTGTTAAGGATGTGATTATGGGAGTTTACAACCCCTCAAAGAACGAACAGGTTTGGATCCTTATAAGTGCAATTCCTCAGTTCAACAATTCAGATGAAAAACCGAACGGTGTTTATACAACTTTCACCGACATTACCGAATTAAAAAATACGGAATACGAACTCAAAAAAGCCAAGGAAAAAGCTGAAGAAAGCGACAGGCTTAAATCAGCTTTCATGGCCAACATGAGCCATGAGATCAGGACTCCGATGAACGGGGTGCTTGGTTTTGCCGAATTGCTCAAACGACCTGCGCTATCCGAAGAAACAAGATTAAAATATGCCCAGGTAATTGAAATGAGCGGAAAACGTATGCTGAGCATTATAAACGACCTGATTGACATTTCACGCATTGAGGCCGGACTTATCGAAGTAAAAAATGAAAAAACAAATATTCGCGGATTGCTTAACGAACTGTTGCTCCTTTTCACCCCCGAATCACAAAATAAAGGGATAACGCTTGCTTCCCAGGTAGATTTGCCCAAACAGGAGTTTATTATTGACACCGATAAAACCAAACTAGGTCAGATACTGACAAACCTTATTAAAAATGCACTTAAATTCACTGAAAGAGGCGGCCAAATTGAATTGGGATGCAGGCTGCAGAATGGCATGAACCTGCTGTTTTTTGTGAAAGATACCGGAGTTGGTATCCGCAAAGATTTGCAGGAGAAAATATTTGAACGCTTCCGCCAGGTGGAGACCACCAATCCCCAGGATGGAATCGGGCTGGGACTGGCAATATCCAAAGCATATGTTGAACTGATGGGCGGAAAAATGTATGTGGAATCCGAACCGGGTATAGGTTCCATATTTTCATTTTCGCTGCCATGCCAGATCGACGAAGAGTTTTTCCAGGGCGAAACCCATGAAACACAGGTTAATCTTATCCCGTGCCTCAATGTGTTGATTGCCGAAGATGATGAGATCAGCTACCTGTTTCTGAAGGAATCTCTGAAACAGCGTAATATTGTCACCTGCCGTGCAAAGAATGGGCTGGATGCGGTGAACATGATAAAAAACAGCGATAACATCAACCTGGTACTGATGGACATAAAAATGCCCATCATGAACGGGATTGATGCCATTAAAGAAATAAAAAAAATAAAGCCGAAAACACCCATTATAGCCCAGTCGGCCTTTGCCACAGAAAAGGAAGTCAGTTCCACAATCGAAGCCGGTAGTGATGACTACATCACCAAGCCTGTGGATATCAATAAGCTTGTAAAGAAGATTTCAACGTTTGTGAATGTCTAG
- a CDS encoding UbiA family prenyltransferase → MFRHIPVISWFDKDTIRHLRLPFSFYLLPVYLFSLSQAISIAPSSAITGFVILHFFVFPATNGYNSYQDKDETSIGGLKYPPKVSVNLLYASLMLEVIAILSALLVTPVFSVMIFIFLLMSHLYSYRGIRLKRYPITAFMIVFIFQGAFVYMMSAECIQPHSLAGLFNTGQILCLPVSSLFIGSMYPLTQIYQHKADKEDGVISISYMLGYKGTFVFSGALFAMATTLLIVYFAGISRLLFVLLFIACILPVVLRLSRWFAEVRKDPARADFENTMVINRISAVCMNLFFILIFFLNHKFGTR, encoded by the coding sequence ATGTTCAGACATATTCCGGTAATATCCTGGTTTGACAAAGACACGATAAGGCATTTGCGCCTCCCGTTCAGCTTTTATCTTCTTCCGGTATATCTTTTTTCACTGAGCCAGGCAATCTCAATCGCACCCTCATCGGCTATTACAGGATTTGTAATCCTGCATTTTTTCGTCTTTCCTGCAACCAATGGGTATAACAGTTACCAGGACAAGGATGAAACCAGTATCGGTGGACTCAAGTATCCTCCCAAAGTTTCAGTGAACCTGCTTTATGCTTCCCTGATGCTTGAAGTAATTGCTATCCTTTCGGCACTTCTTGTAACGCCTGTCTTCTCCGTAATGATCTTTATCTTTTTACTCATGTCGCATTTATACAGCTATCGCGGCATCAGGCTTAAAAGGTACCCGATCACAGCTTTCATGATCGTCTTTATATTCCAGGGTGCTTTTGTCTACATGATGTCTGCTGAATGCATACAGCCTCATTCGCTGGCCGGTCTTTTTAATACCGGCCAGATCCTTTGCCTCCCCGTATCAAGCCTGTTCATCGGCAGCATGTACCCGCTGACCCAGATATACCAGCACAAGGCCGATAAAGAAGACGGTGTTATAAGTATCAGTTATATGCTGGGTTACAAGGGAACATTTGTTTTTTCCGGTGCGCTGTTTGCTATGGCAACCACATTGCTGATCGTTTATTTTGCAGGTATTAGCAGGCTCTTGTTTGTTCTGCTTTTTATCGCATGTATTCTGCCCGTAGTTTTGCGCCTGTCGCGCTGGTTTGCTGAAGTCAGAAAAGATCCTGCCCGCGCAGACTTCGAAAACACAATGGTCATTAATAGGATTTCCGCAGTTTGTATGAACCTGTTTTTTATTCTTATTTTCTTTCTGAACCATAAATTCGGTACCCGATGA